A window of the Butyricimonas virosa genome harbors these coding sequences:
- a CDS encoding FimB/Mfa2 family fimbrial subunit: protein MRKIIFLLVMQFVLFSCQKDKAMEGQGIQLPLECNASEEFSIHYLHLFAIDRDNRIARHETFTSSHIHDNTLHAILPLGRYRLALVANAPEESIVIPETGEALESLFLCLPHEENTNQEANDISTALQSVSITESKNTLPPIRLFRRTGVVQFSLHAIPEAISNLKLELSFVPSSVSFSGSTTNTFGTITKPVDHQGKAMIRTFPTKKGEATLSITYDENNKSKRKIIPFSEAIDTNQIIHVDCNFPELTEGGIQGNGENLLQNGDFEKWSNPTIEPDHWHFYKDGKDSVALKITGPQARSGQSVYLQGKTYLYQDINIEAGKRYEIKMHVKAPSTSFPWKYYCYWRKTKSTALPAEHNKPIQAQSYLKQTDGWINVFNGKSFIAPEGAKLLRVEIRTYSKEITPDEGIYIDDFCVELVE, encoded by the coding sequence ATGAGAAAAATAATATTTTTACTGGTAATGCAGTTTGTACTTTTTTCATGTCAAAAAGACAAAGCCATGGAAGGGCAGGGGATACAACTCCCGCTTGAATGCAACGCTTCCGAGGAATTCTCCATACACTACCTGCACCTGTTTGCCATTGATCGGGATAATCGCATCGCCCGTCACGAAACGTTTACATCGTCGCACATCCATGACAACACGCTTCACGCCATTCTCCCGCTGGGTAGGTACAGGTTAGCCCTCGTAGCCAACGCTCCCGAGGAAAGCATTGTTATCCCGGAAACCGGAGAAGCACTTGAAAGCTTGTTCCTCTGCCTGCCACATGAAGAGAACACGAACCAAGAAGCCAACGACATCTCCACAGCCCTGCAAAGCGTCAGTATCACGGAAAGTAAAAATACCCTTCCCCCTATCCGGCTCTTCCGAAGAACAGGAGTAGTACAATTCTCTCTCCATGCAATTCCCGAGGCAATATCCAATCTAAAACTGGAATTGTCTTTCGTCCCGTCCTCTGTCAGCTTTTCCGGATCGACCACCAACACGTTCGGCACGATCACGAAACCCGTGGATCATCAAGGAAAGGCAATGATTCGAACCTTCCCGACCAAAAAAGGAGAAGCTACGCTTTCTATTACCTATGATGAAAACAACAAATCAAAAAGAAAAATCATTCCTTTCTCGGAGGCTATCGACACGAATCAAATAATTCACGTAGACTGTAACTTCCCGGAACTAACTGAAGGTGGAATACAGGGGAACGGGGAAAATCTGCTACAAAATGGAGATTTCGAAAAATGGAGTAACCCGACAATAGAACCCGACCATTGGCATTTTTATAAAGACGGGAAAGACAGTGTCGCCCTTAAGATCACGGGGCCCCAAGCCCGTTCCGGTCAATCCGTTTACCTGCAAGGCAAAACTTACTTGTACCAAGATATAAACATTGAAGCTGGTAAACGTTATGAAATAAAAATGCATGTAAAGGCCCCTTCTACCTCTTTCCCGTGGAAATATTACTGCTATTGGCGTAAAACCAAAAGTACGGCACTCCCGGCAGAACACAACAAACCTATACAAGCCCAAAGTTATTTGAAACAAACAGATGGCTGGATCAACGTATTCAATGGCAAATCATTCATCGCCCCGGAAGGAGCAAAACTTTTACGGGTAGAAATCCGTACCTATAGCAAAGAGATCACACCCGACGAGGGAATATACATTGACGATTTCTGTGTAGAACTCGTGGAATGA
- a CDS encoding glutaminase, producing MNYKEVIDNIYNEVKPFFGKGHVADYIPALANIDPKQYGIAIATLDGQIVGTGDYQTKFSIQSISKVFTLAMVVRHMGGDLWKYVGREPSGTPFNSLVQLEHEQGIPRNPFINAGALVVTDKVMNLYHRPKEAILQFVRSVAGNDDIYYDKTVAQSEFEHASRNQALGHFMKSFGNIDNDVDSLIDVYCNQCSIAMTCEDLAKSFLFLANHGINPHNNESILTVSRSKRLSALMLTCGFYDESGEFAFRVGMPGKSGVGGGVVAIIPGKLSIAVWSPELNEHGNSYMGIETLERFTTNIGISIF from the coding sequence ATGAATTACAAAGAAGTCATCGACAATATATACAACGAGGTAAAACCCTTTTTCGGGAAAGGCCATGTAGCCGACTACATACCGGCTTTAGCTAATATCGACCCCAAACAATACGGGATTGCCATAGCCACCCTCGACGGCCAAATCGTTGGTACGGGAGATTACCAAACTAAATTCTCCATCCAAAGTATTTCAAAAGTCTTCACTCTTGCCATGGTCGTTCGCCACATGGGGGGTGATCTGTGGAAATACGTGGGACGGGAACCTTCCGGAACTCCATTTAACTCGCTGGTTCAGTTGGAACATGAACAAGGAATACCGCGTAATCCGTTTATCAACGCCGGAGCTCTCGTGGTTACGGATAAAGTAATGAACCTTTACCACCGACCGAAAGAAGCCATCCTGCAATTCGTGAGAAGTGTAGCCGGAAACGATGACATTTACTATGATAAAACGGTGGCCCAGTCCGAATTCGAACACGCCAGCCGGAATCAGGCCCTGGGACATTTCATGAAAAGTTTCGGGAACATCGATAACGACGTGGACTCGCTGATCGACGTGTACTGTAATCAATGCAGCATCGCCATGACGTGTGAGGACCTTGCAAAATCATTCCTATTCCTAGCCAACCACGGGATCAACCCACACAACAACGAGAGTATTCTCACCGTGAGCCGCTCGAAACGTCTCAGCGCACTTATGCTGACCTGCGGCTTCTATGACGAGTCCGGAGAGTTTGCTTTCCGCGTAGGAATGCCAGGAAAAAGCGGTGTGGGCGGAGGCGTGGTAGCCATCATCCCGGGCAAACTTAGTATTGCCGTATGGAGTCCCGAACTGAACGAACACGGGAATTCATACATGGGAATCGAAACGCTCGAACGATTTACCACGAACATCGGGATTTCCATTTTTTAA
- a CDS encoding AMP-binding protein encodes MEINIKLNGIRHKNLETLKNSVDSDITTFLQEWYDPKDHVIGHTSGSTGTPKEIRLLKKDMLASARLTNEFFNICPSSNLLLCLSPNYIAGKMMIVRTILSGANLVTVKPSSSPLQNIEEDIDFAAMVPMQVITSLSSPETATKLAHIKQIIIGGAAVSPTLEQQLQQIPTACYGTYGMTETVSHIALRQINGGKRSPYYFALGKVTFEKDERECLIIHAPHLQQQTFVTNDIIQLTDATHFEWLGRHDNVINSGGIKLFPEKIESRIAPLIPQRFFITSEPDSRLGQKAVLVIESASWSATECQKLLRQLRSCLSPYEIPKDIYFQEHFSETYSGKIVRKIK; translated from the coding sequence CTTAACGGAATTCGACACAAGAATCTGGAAACGCTTAAAAATAGCGTTGATTCCGATATCACCACCTTCCTACAAGAATGGTATGATCCCAAAGACCACGTCATCGGACACACATCCGGCTCCACGGGAACCCCGAAAGAGATTCGATTACTGAAAAAAGACATGCTTGCCTCGGCACGCCTCACGAACGAATTTTTCAATATCTGCCCATCATCCAACTTATTGCTTTGTCTATCCCCGAACTACATCGCGGGAAAAATGATGATCGTCCGAACAATTCTTTCCGGAGCAAACCTGGTCACAGTAAAACCCAGCTCTTCCCCTTTACAAAATATCGAAGAGGACATTGATTTTGCGGCAATGGTTCCCATGCAAGTCATAACAAGCCTATCTTCCCCGGAAACGGCTACAAAACTAGCTCACATTAAACAGATCATCATCGGAGGGGCCGCCGTATCCCCCACACTGGAACAACAACTTCAACAAATCCCAACAGCCTGTTACGGAACCTACGGCATGACGGAAACCGTATCACACATTGCCCTCCGGCAAATAAACGGGGGAAAAAGATCCCCTTACTACTTTGCCCTGGGAAAGGTCACGTTTGAAAAAGACGAAAGAGAATGCCTGATCATCCATGCCCCACACTTACAACAGCAAACCTTTGTCACGAACGACATCATTCAACTCACGGACGCCACTCATTTCGAATGGCTGGGACGCCATGACAACGTGATTAATTCCGGTGGCATCAAATTATTTCCCGAAAAAATAGAATCTCGCATCGCACCCCTCATCCCCCAACGCTTCTTCATCACATCCGAACCCGATTCCCGTTTGGGACAAAAAGCCGTCTTGGTCATAGAATCCGCATCTTGGAGCGCAACCGAATGCCAAAAACTACTTCGTCAATTAAGATCATGCCTATCTCCTTACGAAATCCCCAAAGACATTTATTTCCAAGAACATTTTAGTGAAACCTATTCCGGCAAAATTGTTCGAAAAATAAAATAA